One Bacillota bacterium genomic region harbors:
- a CDS encoding thioredoxin domain-containing protein, with product MAAFHLRFSPRPNRAREIHWFSWEEQAFAKAQQEDKLILLAISGVWCHWCHVMDETTYSDPQIIKFINDNLVAIRVDTDQRPDINERYNLGGWPTTAILSPQGELLTGGTYIPPAEMKTFLHRVVKSYRENRELFLRPAGEYALRQREGRVAAGDITEEIINQVRQEVVKNYDERYGGFGVAPKFPMSEALELAMVSYVETGEEQWRTIFSHTLTQMSGSRMYDPVEGGFFRYSTTRDWSIPHFEKMLEDNALLLGNLLMAYQITGEARFAEVARDVLRYLESNLYSPDTGAWAGTQDADEEYYALPMTARRRHPAPFIDRIIYVNWNGLLVRSLLQAAVIFRNDHWKVRALSTIDFLLRRCYQAEKGMAHYYDGQPHVWGLLIDEIAVGFALNMAYQVTGEEKFIRWSEKLAEYCLTRLQSPAGGFYDSLPDPNALGALKKPLVDFRHNAEAARWLAELAALTHQKRYLTAARRALAAGKKLYRRYDVMAAGYALAVSEVLKPWTVVTVVGEREQTAPRELLRTALINFTPRRVAYLLDPRTQAELVAANGYDPGPPAKAYVCIGERCFQPLSGTSELARLLRNLGRCNETEKWGDIQCEAAINQVNPKRPEVKL from the coding sequence ATGGCGGCTTTTCACCTGCGTTTTTCACCCCGGCCAAATCGAGCCCGGGAAATTCACTGGTTTAGTTGGGAAGAACAGGCTTTCGCCAAAGCACAACAGGAAGACAAACTGATTCTCCTTGCCATCAGTGGAGTCTGGTGTCACTGGTGCCACGTCATGGATGAAACAACTTATTCCGATCCCCAAATAATCAAGTTCATTAACGATAATCTGGTGGCGATTCGCGTCGATACAGATCAGCGGCCGGATATCAATGAGCGGTACAATCTCGGTGGGTGGCCTACCACGGCCATCCTGTCACCCCAGGGAGAACTGTTGACCGGGGGAACCTATATCCCGCCGGCGGAGATGAAAACGTTTCTGCACAGAGTGGTCAAAAGTTACCGGGAGAATCGCGAACTTTTCCTGCGGCCGGCAGGTGAGTATGCGCTGCGGCAACGGGAAGGAAGAGTCGCGGCCGGGGATATAACGGAGGAGATAATTAACCAGGTCCGGCAAGAAGTGGTGAAGAACTATGATGAACGGTATGGGGGGTTTGGCGTTGCCCCCAAGTTCCCAATGAGCGAAGCCCTGGAACTGGCCATGGTGAGCTACGTGGAAACAGGGGAGGAGCAGTGGCGAACGATTTTTTCCCACACCCTGACACAGATGTCGGGCAGCAGAATGTACGACCCGGTGGAAGGTGGCTTTTTTCGCTATTCCACAACGCGGGACTGGAGTATCCCCCACTTTGAAAAAATGTTGGAAGACAATGCCCTCCTGCTGGGTAATTTATTGATGGCTTACCAGATTACCGGGGAAGCTCGCTTTGCTGAAGTAGCCAGGGATGTCTTGCGGTACCTGGAAAGCAATTTGTACTCCCCGGATACTGGAGCCTGGGCCGGCACCCAGGACGCTGACGAGGAGTACTACGCGCTGCCAATGACCGCTCGCCGTCGGCACCCTGCTCCTTTCATTGACCGGATTATCTACGTTAACTGGAACGGATTACTGGTCCGCAGTCTGCTGCAAGCCGCTGTCATTTTTCGTAATGACCACTGGAAAGTCAGGGCGCTTTCTACCATTGATTTCCTGCTGCGGCGCTGTTACCAAGCAGAGAAGGGGATGGCCCATTATTATGACGGACAGCCTCACGTTTGGGGGCTCCTGATCGACGAGATAGCCGTGGGATTCGCCTTGAACATGGCTTACCAGGTGACAGGGGAAGAAAAATTTATTCGATGGTCAGAGAAACTGGCCGAGTACTGTTTAACGCGGCTGCAGTCCCCAGCGGGTGGGTTCTATGATTCCCTACCCGACCCGAACGCCCTGGGAGCTTTGAAAAAGCCATTGGTGGACTTTCGCCATAATGCCGAGGCAGCCCGCTGGTTGGCGGAATTGGCTGCTCTGACTCATCAGAAGCGTTACCTGACCGCGGCGCGACGGGCGCTGGCGGCCGGCAAGAAGCTCTACCGAAGGTATGACGTGATGGCGGCTGGTTATGCCCTGGCGGTTAGTGAGGTGTTAAAACCGTGGACGGTGGTTACGGTGGTGGGTGAACGTGAGCAAACAGCCCCGCGCGAACTGTTGCGGACCGCTTTGATCAACTTCACCCCCCGCCGGGTGGCGTATCTTCTGGATCCAAGAACACAGGCGGAACTGGTCGCGGCCAATGGTTACGATCCCGGGCCCCCAGCCAAAGCCTACGTTTGTATTGGTGAACGCTGCTTCCAACCATTAAGCGGGACGTCAGAGCTGGCCCGATTATTGCGTAATTTGGGGCGTTGTAATGAGACAGAGAAATGGGGAGATATTCAGTGCGAAGCGGCCATTAATCAAGTAAACCCAAAAAGGCCTGAAGTTAAACTATAA